In Oryzias melastigma strain HK-1 linkage group LG16, ASM292280v2, whole genome shotgun sequence, a single genomic region encodes these proteins:
- the LOC112140493 gene encoding uncharacterized protein LOC112140493 isoform X2: MQTPSLTRTDSNPASTSASEQTVHMVPQPEQQEPEGQARSNPAAAPAETQTLQSNPPTQTGAHIPANVAAMPTAEAEDDPQRKTDGDSPPSVSSSGQKAKEQDRKTYVPSKKAMVDPLKMDMTKSLVEPVPSSQLSLHCVECHIIFSDHKSKDRHEKLKHPIEYEKRILKNALFACYVCDRHFTNSTDLMTHQRAHTDKKPFKCPVCEQAFKRSSELTTHKKTHFGLFGYTCTECGKPCKTLTLLKYHQRTHTGEMPYVCKECGKRFNMPKALHKHMVSHTAEGAEEDKNKELAKKSEGPPPVKFHCSMCKATFKNTKTQQRHMKIKHNIFPSGESTPIITPISISQPTRLQLEAAGPLQRVDANIDTAQIRKLIESLGNVKKVNHVVLLGQVPALAPPLESQAVSQPAGPQPAGPLVAGVSPPQIDFGGLKPPESKTTELNASNVPCGLMEQTIILEPITPDGQNPALSEMGSGEAARTEQPVGEVVLKPQTSELLLNNMICPNQEIDLEQTFILELTPALIPTSELEQFQTAPQNEAPSSSQVLNTNHEAGDQTTENTAINEQDTGLTAPPLVSTVQIDITPPFSGDPEQKEPPPCSLDSLDKLTKTPPETEVDPKENDDTCMKTTGQDQVSEGKVKTQELNIEDSSEKSGMEGENPSEAEPSSKAEVPSDVQSKQVPQTSELAMNVMSAQELVKVRKRKPARTFFFPGYMQDLAGSIYKDDFLIDAKPAKRQRTKKSHIVVKFSSQSKDKKSKKQKQQPQQQPPPPKPEDLAKSKSPAKRTPEKKTSSSPKGGKGKKDAAAGGGASGAITKSPPTTVAQGKQIKENMGKTKLKKKKVAKEDVAQTSEQNAAAAPVFKKKKQPKVRQEVSPKSAKTDKPKKKAPSKKVKKPEEPDLNALLLLKGHKQPQLKVYKLDPSKASSQPQDASVSDSEKKKGARSKKNQKALSLMSSLKLSHPAPDALPTKPKPTRKRKASSKVETEGVITSKRALECKDCGERFSDVPSLQKHKTDAHTVESPSLTYTNGNIFEGVSRLEFYPYPKVYDAVTVGKNAVAGWDTEPEIGEMTMEDRGQNVSFPSLIPSPSLPVSPPYVDTSACEGAGKRDENKAASSNVCTQPRDLNVDKARTDSTYSTETIPSERRRLFSPECASKSPNSKCEFQETKEEDFKEDLLLEVDLVTVGEQNERDGSSLEEDSPAQQDLKMCDSESVKHAELVCDGTSENQVTSQTGFCSTYRVKEEEQEMLVQRRREGKRGVVMSRCRRGTEHGRGEEIKIGSVGETPTETESEQDECQVVYEIHPIFSDQESDTTTSHGFRTIRTPATGPSMPPGPSTFGKSSEERVVFELESLTTSVQEVRNEHGREKNREADQSPGIMLERFLTSRQRSEKEAFCRAAATNQRQGFNLVSEKDVHVVGSQEIKVEEIHLQHHRDIRTVLVKEESAPMPSEAQDTQGTKQMQWAVEPISSEKTDGPSMENGESTKNTGVSPEFNTKQCIFYPVKEEERELLLGSAPTNHESLNLEGFTDENQVEHHECDAYEGRLSAADYQNGSLMSEGGAADFADSQAFSDSEWQPSDVRDFLLRGSDDDVSGYELSDPQRDTEAEVMAYFNRNQPSSSHEPQHTPSISTSASHLQPQMDGNRTREPIDYFSKYFSWDTWEEIATCTNRLVQMSNPVTSLEVSRFVAIHIAMGTLKFPSPKLYWEDLTKVPLIADAMPLTRFMELSHTLKLSSPAEDTVTRVANSQQQPGDGQSEEDKQRDLNCSPTQMDPLWKVQPIFCRFNAECQSLRKEENYAVDQYPLPLTCKTHESGPSLLCTALIGLGGLLLRVDLKVDPSDKEDVVEKMAPKSSMVFLCKQELSTPAMMERLLDAGVHAAGKVGGERGQIGDEFVSSNGKLMLRRSHSGFILSTAGNSQRSMASLTSSFQKAQMSARLNRDLLKLYATPLTATPPNSWPQAVLWYLTDLALVNSWLLYREDHRTAAGALTFMAFRLEVSKALTLSRSSDTQDSIPPQPPSEESHGTSQTPSPMLVEDSSLPDSATRYDGTGHWPEQLAEGEGGRCRFGDCQRTSRVLCLKCCVFLCISRNHNCFLNFHNQENLGRK; this comes from the exons ATGCAGACTCCATCTTTGACCCGGACAGACTCCAACCCTGCCTCCACTTCGGCCTCAGAGCAGACCGTCCACATGGTGCCTCAGCCAGAGCAGCAGGAACCTGAGGGACAGGCTAGGAGCAACCCGGCAGCTGCTCCTGCAGAAACCCAGACACTACAGAGCAACCCACCCACCCAAACTGGAGCTCACATACCTGCAAATGTGGCTGCCATGCCAACAGCAGAGGCTGAAGATGATCCACAGAGAAAGACTGATGGAGACTCTCCTCCATCTGTTAGCAGCAGTGGACAAAAAGCAAAGGAGCAGGACCGCAAGACATATGTCCCTTCCAAGAAAGCCATGGTAGATCCTTTAAAGATGGACATGACCAAATCTCTGGTTGAGCCGGTCCCCT CCTCTCAGCTCTCTCTGCACTGCGTCGAATGCCACATCATCTTCAGCGATCACAAGAGCAAAGACCGACACGAGAAGCTGAAACATCCGATAGAATACGAAAAGCGCATTTTGAAAAACGCCCTTTTTGCATGTTACGTGTGTGACCGCCACTTTACAAACTCCACGGATCTCATGACCCACCAGAGGGCCCACACTGATAAGAAACCCTTCAAGTGTCCAGTCTGCGAACAGGCCTTCAAGAGGTCGTCCGAGCTCACCACTCATAAAAAGACTCACTTCGGCCTGTTTGGGTACACCTGCACGGAGTGCGGCAAACCCTGCAAAACGCTGACGTTGCTGAAGTATCACCAGCGCACGCACACAGGAGAGATGCCATACGTCTGCAAAGAGTGTGGAAAGAGGTTCAACATGCCCAAAGCTTTGCACAAGCACATGGTCTCCCACACTGCAGAGGGAGctgaagaagacaaaaacaaagaacttgCAAAGAAAAGCGAAG ggCCTCCTCCTGTCAAATTCCACTGCTCCATGTGCAAGGCCACTTTCAAGAACACCAAAACTCAACAGCGGCACATGAAAATCAAGCACAACATCTTCCCATCAGGGGAAAGCACACCCATAATAACCCCTATATCCATTTCGCAGCCCACCCGGTTACAGTTGGAGGCTGCCGGACCTCTGCAAAGGGTTGATGCCAACATCGACACGGCGCAAATACGCAAATTAATAGAATCCCTGGGCAACGTGAAGAAAGTAAACCATGTCGTTCTTTTGGGTCAAGTGCCCGCTTTGGCTCCACCACTGGAATCACAAGCAGTGTCCCAGCCAGCAGGACCCCAGCCAGCGGGGCCTCTGGTTGCCGGTGTAAGTCCTCCGCAGATCGATTTTGGAGGACTGAAACCACCCGAATCCAAGACAACTGAACTAAACGCTTCCAATGTCCCGTGTGGTTTAATGGAGCAAACGATCATTCTGGAACCCATCACTCCTGATGGACAAAACCCCGCCCTCTCAGAGATGGGATCAGGTGAAGCTGCACGGACTGAACAACCTGTGGGAGAGGTGGTTCTGAAGCCCCAGACCAGTGAACTTCTCTTGAATAACATGATTTGTCCGAACCAAGAGATTGATCTTGAGCAAACATTCATATTAGAACTCACCCCAGCTTTGATACCAACTTCAGAACTGGAGCAGTTCCAGACCGCACCACAGAACGAAGCTCCGTCCTCCTCTCAGGTGCTGAACACCAACCATGAAGCTGGAGATCAAACTACCGAAAACACTGCCATCAATGAGCAAGACACTGGCCTGACGGCACCGCCTCTCGTCTCCACAGTCCAGATTGATATAACGCCTCCTTTCTCAGGAGATCCAGAGCAAAAAGAACCTCCCCCCTGCTCTTTGGATTCACTTGACAAACTCACAAAAACTCCACCTGAGACTGAGGTTGACCCCAAGGAAAATGATGACACGTGTATGAAGACGACAGGTCAAGACCAGGTGAGTGAGGGCAAAGTAAAGACTCAGGAACTCAACATAGAGGATTCATCTGAGAAATCAGGAATGGAAGGTGAGAATCCGTCAGAAGCCGAGCCATCTTCTAAAGCGGAGGTCCCGTCTGACGTGCAGTCAAAGCAGGTTCCTCAGACCTCAGAACTGGCTATGAATGTCATGTCTGCTCAGGAGCTGGTGAAAGTGCGCAAAAGAAAGCCAgccagaacatttttctttccagGATACATGCAAGATCTGGCCGGGTCCATTTACAAGGATGACTTCCTGATAGACGCTAAACCAGCCAAACgccaaagaacaaaaaagtctCACATCGTCGTGAAATTTAGTTCTCAGAGCAAAGACAAGAAAAGCaagaaacaaaagcagcaacCACAGCAGCAGCCACCGCCGCCAAAGCCAGAAGATCTGGCTAAAAGCAAATCTCCTGCTAAAAGAACACCTGAAAAAAAGACATCCTCCTCACCAAAAGGAGGGAAGGGAAAAAAGGATGCCGCAgcggggggcggagcttcaggagcCATCACAAAGTCCCCTCCAACCACAGTCGCACagggaaaacaaataaaagaaaacatgggtaaaacaaaactaaaaaagaaaaaagtggcaAAGGAAGATGTTGCACAAACGAGTGAGCAGAATGCAGCGGCTGCACcagtgtttaaaaagaaaaaacaaccaaaagttAGACAAGAAGTTTCACCCAAGAGTGCAAAAACTGACAAACCTAAGAAAAAAGCACCcagcaaaaaagtcaaaaagccaGAAGAGCCGGATTTGAACGCTCTGCTTTTACTGAAAGGCCATAAGCAGCCCCAGCTGAAAGTTTATAAGCTGGACCCTTCTAAGGCGTCGAGTCAGCCTCAGGACGCCTCAGTGTCCGACTCTGAGAAGAAAAAGGGAGCACGATCTAAGAAGAACCAGAAAGCGCTATCCCTGATGTCTTCCTTAAAGTTGTCTCACCCGGCACCCGATGCTCTGCCCACCAAACCGAAGCCCACCAGAAAACGCAAAGCCTCGTCGAAAGTAGAAACTGAAGGAGTCATAACCTCCAAGCGTGCCTTAGAGTGCAAAGACTGCGGGGAGAGGTTCAGTGACGTCCCATcccttcaaaaacacaaaacggACGCTCACACGGTAGAGAGTCCAAGTCTCACCTACACCAATGGCAACATCTTTGAGGGTGTCTCCAGATTGGAGTTTTACCCATACCCTAAGGTGTATGATGCCGTCACTGTGGGGAAGAACGCCGTGGCTGGGTGGGACACTGAACCAGAGATTGGAGAGATGACAATGGAGGACAGAGGACAGAATGTTTCTTTCCCATCTTTGATTCCATCCCCGTCTCTACCGGTTTCTCCTCCATACGTTGACACAAGTGCCTGTGAGGGTGCAGGTAAAAGAGACGAGAACAAAGCTGCCTCTTCAAATGTTTGTACTCAGCCCCGTGACCTAAATGTGGACAAGGCTCGGACAGATTCCACCTACTCCACTGAGACAATACCCTCTGAGAGGAGGAGGCTTTTTTCACCAGAATGTGCCTCCAAGAGCCCCAACTCCAAATGTGAATTCCAGGAAACCAAAGAGGAAGACTTTAAGGAAGATCTACTTCTAGAGGTCGACTTGGTTACTGTTGGCGAACAGAATGAAAGAGATGGGAGTTCTTTGGAAGAAGACTCCCCAGCTCAACAGGATTTGAAGATGTGTGATTCTGAAAGTGTTAAACACGCTGAACTTGTTTGTGATGGAACGAGTGAAAATCAGGTAACATCACAAACTGGGTTTTGCTCAACTTATCGAGTGAAAGAAGAAGAGCAAGAGATGTTGGTGCAGAGGAGAAGAGAAGGGAAGCGGGGTGTTGTGATGAGTAGATGTAGAAGAGGGACAGAACATGGAAGAGGAGAGGAGATAAAGATTGGATCTGTCGGAGAGACTCCGACGGAAACTGAGAGTGAGCAGGACGAATGTCAGGTAGTTTATGAGATACACCCCATCTTCTCTGACCAGGAGTCTGACACAACGACCAGCCATGGATTCAGGACCATAAGAACACCTGCTACTGGTCCGTCCATGCCTCCTGGTCCCTCGACTTTTGGCAAATCCTCTGAAGAACGTGTAGTGTTTGAGCTGGAGTCTCTCACCACTAGTGTTCAGGAAGTGAGAAATGAACACGGGCGGGAGAAGAACAGAGAGGCCGACCAGTCCCCAGGTATCATGCTGGAGAGGTTCCTGACCTCCAGACAAAGATCTGAAAAAGAGGccttctgcagagctgcagcaacCAACCAAAGACAG GGTTTCAATCTTGTTTCCGAGAAAGACGTACATGTTGTTGGGAGCCAGGAGATCAAAGTTGAAGAGA TCCATCTGCAGCATCATCGAGACATAAGGACCGTTCTGGTGAAAGAGGAGAGTGCCCCCATGCCGAGCGAGGCTCAGGACACGCAAGGCACCAAACAGATGCAGTGGGCTGTGGAGCCAATCAGCAGCGAGAAGACTGATGGGCCGT CAATGGAGAATGGGGAGAGCACAAAAAACACTGGTGTCAGTCCAGAGTTCAACACCAAGCAGTGCATCTTCTATCcagtgaaggaggaggagcgggaGCTTCTGCTGGGATCTGCTCCGACCAACCACGAGAGCTTAAACCTGGAAGGGTTCACTGATGAAAACCAAGTTGAGCATCACGAGTGTGACGCAT ATGAAGGAAGACTTTCTGCAGCAGACTACCAGAATGGAAGCCTGATGTCAGAAGGAGGGGCTGCAGACTTTGCTGATAGTCAAG CTTTCTCCGACTCAGAGTGGCAACCATCAGACGTTCGGGACTTTCTTCTCCGGGGTTCTGATGATGATGTGAGCGGTTATGAACTGTCAGATCCTCAGCGTGACACAGAAGCAGAAGTGATGGCCTACTTTAACAGGAACCAACCCAGCAGCTCCCATGAGCCCCAACACACACCAAG TATTTCAACTTCAGCAAGTCATCTTCAACCACAGATGGATGGAAACAGGACTAGAGAACCCATCGATTacttttccaaatattttagtTGGGATACTTGGGAGGAAATTGCAACTTGCACAAACAGACTGGTCCAAATGTCAAATCCGGTCACCTCCTTAGAAGTCTCGCGGTTCGTTGCCATCCACATCGCAATGGGAACTTTGAAG TTTCCCAGTCCAAAGCTTTACTGGGAGGACTTGACGAAGGTGCCCCTGATTGCGGACGCCATGCCCCTGACTCGCTTCATGGAGCTGTCGCATACGTTGAAGCTGAGTTCTCCTGCTGAGGATACAGTCACTCGTGTTGCAAACAGTCAGCAGCAGCCTGGTGACGGACAGTCTGAAGAGGACAAGCAGAGGGACTTGAACTGTTCACCAACACAGATGGATCCTCTGTGGAAGGTCCAGCCAATCTTCTGCCGCTTCAACGCTGAGTGCCAGTCTTTGAGAAAGGAGGAGAATTACGCCGTGGACCAGTATCCGCTTCCTCTGACCTGCAAGACTCACGAAAGCGGCCCGTCTCTGCTCTGCACTGCCCTGATTGGACTTGGTGGTTTACTCTTACGTGTGGATCTCAAAGTAGATCCGTCCGATAAAGAAGATGTTGTCGAAAAAATGGCGCCCAAAAGTAGCATGGTGTTTCTTTGCAAGCAGGAGCTTTCCACCCCAGCGATGATGGAACGCCTTTTGGATGCCGGGGTTCACGCGGCGGGTAAGGTGGGAGGAGAGCGGGGGCAGATCGGAGATGAGTTTGTGAGCTCCAATGGGAAGCTGATGCTGCGCAGATCCCACAGCGGCTTCATACTTTCCACCGCGGGGAACAGTCAGCGGAGCATGGCTTCCCTCACCAGCAGCTTCCAGAAGGCCCAGATGTCGGCTCGGCTCAACAGAGATTTGCTAAAGCTGTACGCTACGCCCCTCACTGCCACGCCTCCGAACAGCTGGCCCCAAGCCGTGCTCTGGTACCTCACCGATTTAGCATTGGTGAACTCCTGGCTTTTGTACAGAGAAGACCACCGGACAGCTGCTGGAGCTTTGACTTTCATGGCCTTCAGGCTGGAGGTTTCCAAGGCGTTGACTCTTTCCAGAAGCTCAGACACTCAGGACTCCATTCCTCCTCAGCCCCCGTCGGAGGAAAGCCACGGGACGAGTCAAACGCCCAGTCCCATGCTGGTGGAGGACAGCTCTCTGCCCGACTCCGCCACTCGGTACGACGGCACAGGCCACTGGCCGGAGCAGCTTGCAGAGGGAGAAGGGGGTCGCTGTCGTTTTGGAGACTGTCAGAGGACGTCACGAGTATTATGTCTGAAGTGCTGCGTCTTTCTCTGCATCTCCCGAAATCACAACTGCTTTTTGAATTTTCATAACCAGGAGAATTTGGggagaaaatag